A single region of the Streptomyces sp. NBC_00425 genome encodes:
- a CDS encoding DNA helicase — protein MTLTYLDLVPEQRGCLENLPFDGDHLISGPPGSGKSLLAAQRAIMLALTGTPAVLLTRSNLLRQSLASTVHALGPADRSVRVATAHAWLTEWYGGPPPRDADGWFDWPALYARAAETGPVPGLSLVVDEGQDLPPEFYRLCRLLESRTTVFADECQRLTDTNSTLTEIAERLVRCTRLELDGNHRNTRQIASLAAHFHTGTGLPVLPESEGPPPRLHRLPRHGAADLLILLAQRHPQHSIGVIVNSTHTQFSLLGSLQRRAPRLKPQLYTSRARAGQGRYRTLDLGRPGIVLVHRASAKGLGFDTVVIPDTHTDAAVDPTSAALRMTYYVLTTRARRELHLAYEGETEPPLCAQVGPGDLLRG, from the coding sequence GTGACCCTCACCTACCTCGACCTCGTACCGGAACAGCGCGGCTGCCTCGAAAACCTCCCCTTCGACGGCGATCATTTGATCAGCGGCCCGCCCGGCAGCGGCAAGAGTCTCCTTGCGGCCCAGCGGGCCATCATGCTCGCCCTCACCGGCACCCCGGCGGTGCTGCTGACGCGGTCCAATCTGCTCCGCCAGTCACTGGCCTCGACCGTACACGCGCTCGGCCCGGCGGACCGCAGTGTGCGCGTGGCGACCGCACACGCGTGGCTCACCGAGTGGTACGGCGGACCGCCCCCACGCGATGCCGATGGCTGGTTCGACTGGCCCGCCCTCTATGCACGCGCCGCGGAGACCGGACCAGTGCCCGGACTCAGCCTGGTCGTCGACGAAGGCCAAGACCTGCCACCGGAGTTCTACCGTCTCTGCCGGCTGCTCGAAAGCCGTACGACGGTGTTCGCGGACGAATGCCAGCGGCTGACCGACACGAACTCCACACTCACCGAGATCGCCGAGCGGCTGGTCCGGTGCACACGTCTCGAGCTTGACGGCAACCATCGCAACACACGCCAGATCGCGTCCCTCGCCGCACACTTCCACACGGGCACCGGTCTGCCCGTCCTCCCCGAATCCGAAGGGCCACCCCCACGACTGCACCGTCTGCCGCGCCACGGCGCGGCCGACCTGCTGATCCTGCTGGCGCAGAGACACCCGCAGCACAGCATCGGCGTGATCGTGAACTCGACCCACACGCAGTTCTCACTGCTCGGCAGTCTGCAGCGCAGAGCGCCGAGGCTGAAACCACAGCTGTACACCTCGCGGGCCCGTGCGGGACAAGGCCGCTACCGCACGCTGGACCTCGGTCGTCCGGGGATCGTGCTCGTCCACCGGGCGAGCGCCAAAGGGCTGGGCTTCGACACTGTTGTCATCCCCGACACGCATACGGACGCGGCGGTCGATCCCACCTCGGCCGCCCTGCGCATGACGTACTACGTCCTGACGACCCGGGCGCGACGTGAACTCCATCTCGCGTACGAGGGGGAAACGGAGCCGCCTCTGTGCGCGCAGGTGGGACCCGGTGACCTGCTGCGCGGATGA
- a CDS encoding DUF1998 domain-containing protein has translation MNRTLRVRQSQTVLPFGVGAVFDIQGESFVATGIGDWPQKGRQRVESPRLAGRLGVTGFYAAPPTANDRFDTPDAPGAPYIRFPSWLFCGSCRRMKRWRIADEKPGQPPRCPSCSPGRTLAPMRFVQICAAGHLGDVDWWFWAHSRQEAGERRQCGEREKLCFLVSERASGLEALCVSCTAKGCGASRDLLDILGTHGMRCSGRNPWQRAKEAVECAMPVQIVQRTAGNLYYPVVHSALDIPESDTPASHGDEELAARVREHDLWVSLCRIAGTARADVFRTMIQEDTGADDRLLDAMLAEETGQPLPVVSSDPAATPVRPDLSREEWTAFTAPAMPATRDFALRETTLGLGQETAEPWAGLHRRIGRVVLVDRLREVRALSGFSRVSPDATLVPADTSRRLKWLPAVEVFGEGILLTLDKNELTAWEGDTDVRRRVAGMRADFDRSFQKDRLQALTGEELSARFVLLHTLAHLLIRQLSFESGYTTASLRERVYARPEQDQYGVLVYTAAGDAEGTLGGLVQQGEPPRLAETLLRMTEAAAWCSADPLCAEHTGQGFGNLNRAACHACALLPETSCETGNTLLDRALVIGGEHVPGYLESIVTAARSAVAHALEEM, from the coding sequence GTGAACCGCACACTGCGCGTACGCCAGTCGCAGACCGTTCTGCCGTTCGGGGTCGGGGCCGTCTTCGACATCCAGGGCGAGTCGTTCGTCGCCACCGGAATCGGCGACTGGCCGCAGAAGGGCAGACAGCGCGTCGAGTCGCCCCGGCTCGCGGGCCGGCTCGGCGTCACAGGCTTCTACGCCGCACCCCCCACGGCCAACGACCGCTTCGACACCCCCGACGCCCCCGGAGCCCCCTATATCCGCTTTCCCTCCTGGCTGTTCTGCGGGTCCTGCCGTCGAATGAAGCGGTGGCGCATCGCCGACGAAAAGCCGGGACAGCCGCCCCGTTGCCCGTCCTGCTCACCCGGCCGGACCCTCGCCCCCATGCGGTTCGTCCAGATCTGCGCGGCCGGGCATCTGGGCGACGTCGACTGGTGGTTCTGGGCACACTCGCGGCAAGAGGCCGGCGAACGGCGACAGTGCGGCGAACGCGAGAAGCTCTGCTTCCTCGTGTCCGAGCGCGCCTCCGGCCTCGAAGCGCTCTGCGTCTCCTGCACGGCCAAGGGATGCGGGGCCTCCCGGGACCTGCTCGACATCCTCGGCACGCACGGCATGCGTTGCTCGGGACGCAACCCCTGGCAGCGGGCCAAGGAAGCCGTGGAGTGCGCGATGCCCGTACAGATCGTGCAGCGCACCGCGGGCAACCTGTACTACCCGGTCGTGCACTCGGCGCTCGACATACCCGAGTCGGACACTCCCGCGTCGCACGGAGACGAAGAACTCGCCGCACGCGTACGCGAGCACGACCTGTGGGTGTCGCTGTGCCGGATCGCCGGCACAGCGCGCGCCGACGTCTTCCGCACGATGATCCAGGAGGACACCGGCGCCGACGACCGACTCCTCGACGCCATGCTCGCGGAGGAGACCGGGCAGCCCCTGCCCGTCGTATCGTCCGACCCGGCGGCGACTCCGGTCCGTCCCGATCTCAGCCGCGAGGAATGGACCGCCTTCACGGCGCCCGCCATGCCCGCCACACGCGACTTCGCACTGCGCGAGACCACCCTCGGACTCGGCCAGGAGACCGCCGAACCCTGGGCGGGCCTGCACCGCCGCATCGGTCGGGTCGTCCTCGTCGACCGGCTGCGCGAGGTACGCGCCCTGTCCGGTTTCAGCAGGGTCTCCCCGGACGCGACGCTCGTGCCCGCCGACACGTCCCGACGCCTCAAATGGCTCCCCGCCGTCGAGGTCTTCGGCGAAGGCATTCTCCTCACCCTCGACAAGAACGAACTCACTGCCTGGGAAGGGGACACAGACGTGCGGAGGCGCGTCGCCGGCATGCGCGCGGACTTCGACCGATCGTTCCAGAAAGACCGACTCCAGGCCCTCACCGGCGAGGAACTCTCCGCGCGCTTCGTCCTCCTGCACACCCTCGCCCACCTGCTGATCCGCCAGCTCTCCTTCGAATCCGGCTACACGACGGCCAGCCTGCGCGAGCGCGTCTACGCACGCCCCGAACAGGACCAGTACGGCGTCCTCGTCTACACCGCCGCGGGAGACGCCGAAGGCACGCTCGGGGGGCTTGTGCAGCAGGGCGAGCCGCCGCGTCTCGCGGAGACCCTGCTGCGGATGACCGAGGCCGCCGCATGGTGCTCCGCGGACCCGCTCTGCGCGGAACACACCGGCCAGGGCTTCGGCAACCTCAACCGCGCGGCCTGCCATGCCTGCGCGCTGTTGCCCGAGACGAGCTGCGAGACCGGCAACACCCTCCTCGACCGGGCTCTCGTCATCGGCGGCGAGCACGTGCCCGGCTACCTGGAGTCGATCGTCACGGCCGCCCGGAGCGCCGTGGCGCACGCCCTGGAGGAAATGTGA
- a CDS encoding helicase-related protein: MDPRHELVSSLHRRLVGPTFGEHELLEAPPDREYLMGTLYPQEADLQWQLDLAAEELEGSGTEDGAEDTAPVADPVPEANSWLPSSLGLSFYTDATTIDVRCAGARYKTLAATGERGRRWERVPLPEETHALGPDRNHVPVLDGRAEIRVRRRAFGSGQLVTVALVNTSHHEQALGKAAQWDRMLFQVELEARPADGDVLPYPSVRLASRDLEEQELRLQYRHVRTHAVGHGCAVEERYAESNESGERAVMALRVAVMPEAEVSGVRAAGFTGSPVLNVLHLADPAVPLAQLHEELAEFAADYRAWYVGQMNTEVPAWGRDAADRVLARIAAAVTRIESGVRTLCDPARPELLHAFRTANRAMALQMRHSARDQAGERRARRDPVLLDPEPSPEAVWRPFQLAFFLLSLDGVADPRHPDRETADLIWFPTGGGKTEAYLLLAAFAMLLRRRDEGGGGTAVLSRYTLSLLTTQQFQRAATTICALETLRRADPAPYGDEPFSIGLWVGEATSPNSYEKARAVLDDVRGAARPDDVFILDRCPWCGTRIMPAHKSPDIGDYGVRATAGSFAFFCPRDECAFHDELPVAVVDEQLYDRPPSFVLGTVDKFARLAWEPRSGRLFGADTGNRPPALVIQDELHLLTGPLGTTVGLYEAAVLGLCTDREGIGPKVVASTATIRRSGEQIRALYGSGAQLFPPAGLDARHSYFAEPDTSRPGRRYLGVMAQGHTAGRAAVATAAAMLQGAYELPEEHRDAYWTLVAYHHSLRELGRTVTAAADDIPAQLTSLDPGSEARDLPDHQVQELTSNLPRAEQPVLLDRLEKPWDDPQSVSFLPCTNMLSVGIDVKRLALMLMQGQPKTTAEYIQATSRVGRHTVPGLVVTFFNATRPRDRSHYETFDVYHRSLYRHVEPTSVTPWSVPSRRRALHAALVILVRHRLGLAAENRAGHILDRLPEAEALVGELTGRAAAGEPHAADAVRKELTELLAEWEEAAREARKDGRELYYRSQGKGQSNLIKSFEQRYGLWETPNSMRNVDRECQVTVKGADL; encoded by the coding sequence GCACCGTCGGCTCGTCGGCCCGACCTTCGGGGAACACGAGCTGCTCGAAGCGCCGCCCGACCGCGAATACCTCATGGGCACCCTGTATCCGCAGGAGGCCGACCTGCAATGGCAGTTGGACCTCGCCGCCGAAGAGCTGGAGGGCTCCGGCACGGAGGACGGCGCCGAGGACACGGCACCCGTGGCGGACCCCGTGCCCGAAGCCAATTCCTGGCTGCCGTCCTCACTCGGCCTCAGCTTCTACACCGATGCCACGACCATCGACGTCCGCTGCGCCGGAGCCCGCTACAAGACCCTCGCCGCGACCGGCGAGCGGGGCCGTCGCTGGGAACGCGTCCCCCTGCCCGAGGAGACCCATGCGCTCGGACCCGACCGGAACCACGTGCCCGTGCTCGACGGACGCGCCGAGATCCGTGTCCGCAGGCGCGCCTTCGGCTCCGGGCAACTCGTCACCGTGGCGCTCGTCAACACCTCCCACCATGAGCAGGCGCTCGGCAAGGCCGCGCAATGGGACCGGATGCTTTTCCAGGTCGAATTGGAGGCGAGACCTGCGGACGGCGATGTCCTGCCCTACCCCAGTGTGCGGCTTGCCAGCCGTGACCTGGAGGAACAGGAGCTGCGTCTCCAGTACCGGCACGTCCGTACACACGCTGTAGGCCACGGGTGCGCGGTCGAGGAACGGTACGCCGAGAGCAATGAGAGCGGCGAGCGGGCGGTCATGGCTCTCAGGGTCGCCGTCATGCCCGAGGCGGAGGTCAGCGGTGTCCGGGCGGCCGGCTTCACCGGTTCCCCCGTCCTGAACGTGCTCCACCTCGCAGATCCGGCTGTACCGCTCGCCCAACTCCACGAGGAGCTGGCGGAGTTCGCTGCCGACTACCGAGCCTGGTACGTGGGACAGATGAACACCGAGGTCCCTGCGTGGGGCCGTGACGCCGCCGACCGTGTCTTGGCCCGTATCGCCGCTGCCGTCACCCGGATCGAGTCCGGCGTCCGTACCCTCTGCGATCCGGCGCGCCCTGAGCTGCTGCACGCCTTCCGCACCGCGAACCGTGCGATGGCCCTCCAGATGCGCCACTCCGCCCGGGACCAGGCAGGCGAACGCCGCGCCCGCCGTGACCCGGTGCTCCTCGATCCGGAACCCAGTCCGGAGGCCGTGTGGCGGCCCTTCCAGCTCGCGTTCTTCCTGCTCTCCCTGGACGGCGTGGCCGACCCCCGACATCCTGACCGGGAGACCGCCGACCTGATCTGGTTCCCGACCGGCGGCGGCAAAACGGAGGCCTATCTGCTGCTGGCCGCCTTCGCCATGCTGCTCCGCCGGCGCGACGAAGGCGGTGGGGGCACGGCGGTGTTGAGCCGCTACACCTTGAGCCTGCTCACCACCCAGCAGTTCCAGCGCGCGGCCACCACCATCTGCGCACTGGAGACGCTGCGCCGCGCCGACCCTGCTCCCTATGGGGACGAGCCTTTCTCCATCGGCCTGTGGGTGGGCGAGGCCACCTCCCCGAACTCGTACGAGAAGGCTCGCGCCGTCCTCGACGATGTGCGGGGCGCGGCCCGGCCCGACGACGTCTTCATCCTCGACCGCTGCCCATGGTGCGGCACACGCATCATGCCCGCCCATAAGTCGCCCGACATCGGGGACTACGGAGTGCGCGCCACCGCCGGCTCCTTCGCGTTCTTCTGCCCACGTGACGAGTGCGCCTTCCACGACGAGCTGCCCGTCGCCGTCGTCGACGAACAGTTGTATGACCGGCCGCCCTCCTTCGTTCTCGGCACGGTGGACAAGTTCGCCCGGCTCGCCTGGGAACCGCGCTCGGGACGGCTTTTCGGCGCGGACACCGGCAACCGCCCGCCGGCCCTCGTCATCCAGGACGAGCTGCACCTGCTCACCGGCCCGCTCGGCACCACCGTCGGCCTGTACGAGGCGGCTGTGCTCGGGCTGTGCACCGACCGTGAAGGCATCGGACCCAAGGTCGTGGCGTCCACGGCGACGATCCGCCGCTCCGGCGAGCAGATCCGCGCCCTCTACGGCAGCGGCGCCCAGCTCTTTCCGCCCGCCGGGCTCGACGCCCGCCACTCCTACTTCGCCGAACCCGACACGTCCCGGCCCGGCCGCCGTTATCTCGGCGTCATGGCCCAGGGACACACGGCGGGCCGCGCCGCGGTCGCCACCGCCGCCGCGATGCTCCAGGGCGCCTACGAACTTCCCGAGGAGCACCGGGACGCCTACTGGACGCTGGTCGCGTACCACCACAGCCTGCGCGAACTCGGCCGGACGGTCACGGCGGCGGCCGACGACATCCCCGCACAGCTCACGTCGCTGGACCCGGGTTCCGAAGCCAGGGACCTGCCGGACCATCAGGTGCAGGAGCTCACCAGCAACCTGCCGCGCGCCGAACAGCCGGTGCTTCTCGACCGGTTGGAAAAGCCGTGGGACGACCCACAGTCGGTGTCGTTCCTGCCCTGTACCAACATGCTGTCCGTGGGTATCGACGTGAAGCGGCTCGCGCTGATGCTCATGCAGGGACAGCCCAAGACGACGGCCGAGTACATCCAGGCCACAAGCCGGGTGGGCCGGCATACCGTGCCCGGTCTCGTCGTCACCTTCTTCAACGCCACCCGCCCCAGGGACCGTTCGCACTACGAGACCTTCGACGTGTACCACCGCTCCCTGTACCGGCACGTCGAACCGACCAGCGTCACCCCCTGGTCCGTCCCCTCACGCCGGCGCGCCCTGCATGCGGCGCTCGTCATCCTCGTACGCCACCGCCTCGGCCTCGCGGCCGAGAACCGGGCCGGGCACATCCTCGATCGGCTGCCCGAAGCGGAAGCCCTGGTCGGCGAGCTGACAGGGCGAGCCGCTGCCGGTGAGCCCCATGCCGCCGACGCCGTACGCAAGGAACTCACCGAGCTCCTGGCCGAATGGGAGGAAGCCGCGCGCGAGGCCCGCAAGGACGGCCGCGAGCTTTACTACCGCAGTCAGGGCAAGGGACAGTCCAACCTCATCAAGAGCTTCGAGCAACGCTACGGCCTCTGGGAGACACCGAACTCCATGCGCAACGTCGACCGGGAATGCCAGGTGACGGTGAAGGGAGCCGACCTGTGA